A stretch of the Rosa rugosa chromosome 5, drRosRugo1.1, whole genome shotgun sequence genome encodes the following:
- the LOC133709574 gene encoding small ribosomal subunit protein eS7z produces the protein MFTSRKKIHKDKDAEPTEFEESVAQAFFDLENTNQELKSELKDLYINSAVQVDVAGNRKAVVVHVPYRLRKAYRKIHVRLVRELEKKFSGKDVILIATRRIVRPPKKGSAVQRPRTRTLTAVHEAMLEDVVSPAEIVGKRTRYRLDGSKIMKVFLDPKERNNTEYKLESFSAVYRKLSGRDVVFEYPITEA, from the exons ATGTTTACTTCAAGGAAGAAGATTCACAAGGATAAGGATGCCGAGCCGACCGAGTTTGAAGAGTCGGTTGCGCAA GCATTTTTCGATTTGGAAAACACTAACCAGGAGCTGAAAAGTGAGCTGAAGGATCTATATATAAATTCAGCAGT TCAAGTTGATGTTGCGGGAAACAGGAAGGCTGTTGTTGTTCATGTACCCTATAGACTGAGGAAGGCTTACCGCAAGATCCATGTTCGTCTTGTGAGGGAGCTTGAGAAGAAGTTCAGCGGAAAG GATGTTATCCTGATTGCCACACGTAGGATAGTGAGGCCTCCAAAGAAAGGTTCCGCTGTTCAACGGCCCCGCACTCGCACACTAACTGCTGTCCACGAGGCTATGTTGGAGGATGTTGTCTCTCCTGCTGAGATTGTCGGAAAGCGCACCAGATATCGTCTTGATGGGTCAAAGATAATGAAG GTGTTTTTGGACCCCAAGGAGCGAAACAACACAGAATACAAGCTGGAGAGCTTCTCTGCAGTTTATCGGAAGCTGTCGGGCAGAGATGTTGTGTTTGAGTATCCTATTACTGAGGCCTAG